GTAGCATCACGCCGACGCCACCAGCGAATTGAACGACGTATCCCAGAACGGCGCGACATTGGCCGGCCCATCCAGCACGCCGATCCGGGCAAACACATCCGCGACCTGCTGATGCTGCGCCACCACGTCGGGCGTCACCGGCCGCAGCGCGTAGTCGTCGCTGCGCTGCTCGAACATCGCGACAAGATCGGCAACCGGCACGCGCGTCTCGCGGTTCTGCACGAGCGCATAGTCGCGGAAATGCCCGTTCGCCCACGCATACGCGCGGCGAAACCGCAGCAGCAGATCGCCAGTCGCCGCACGACGGCGCGCGTCGTCGAGCGTGCGAGGGTTCGCGTAGACCGGGAAATTACCCGACAGATAGCCCTTCCCCGTCTTCAGCACGCGCGCGCCGTAGCGGTTGCGCGCGAGCTGGCCGTTATAACCGTAGATCGCCCATGCGTCGATGTCGCCGCGGTCGTAGGCGGACAATCCGTCGGTCGGCGACAGGTTGATCGGCTGGATGTCATCGAAGCTCAGGCCGGCCTCCGCAAGCTGGCGATACAGGAAATAGTGCGACGTCGTTGCGCGCACATAGCCGACACGCTTGCCCTTCAGGTCCGCGATGCTGCGGATCGGCGTGTCCTTGCGCGCGAGCGTGACCTGGTTGTTCAGATCTTCGCGCGCACGCGAGATGAACCGGACATTGGCCTTCTGGCGCGCGGCGAATACCGCCGGAATTTCGCTGCCCGAACCGATATCGAGCGCATCCGCATTGAGCGCCTCGATGTGCAGCACGCCGTTGTTCAGCTCGCGCCAGTCGATCCGGTATGGCGTGTCGCCGAGCCCGGCCGCCTGCAGCAGCGCGCGCCAGCCACCCTTGTAGGTCGCGACGCGCAACGTCGTGCCGGCGAGATCGGCGTTGATGGCCGGCGCCGCGAACGCGGCCCGCGCGGCCATGGGGGCCGCCACGACCGCGACGCCGGCGAGCAGCAGGCGGCGGCGTGCCGCCGAAATTGACGACATCGGATACTCCTGTCAATCGGATGGGAAGTGAAAACCGTCGCGTCAATGAAGCGCCGGAAATCCGTGGCGCTCGGCCAGCAGTTCGAGGATGCGGCGCGCGACCGGATGCCCGACTCTACCGTCACGCATTGCACGGCCCTACCAACGTTTTGCGGAATCGATATGCAGGCGCGCTTAGCGCATCGGCCGTTCGCCGCACAGAGGGCCGTTGCATAAAAGCATCGCGAGCCGGGCGGCATGGATTGCGCACATCGAACGATTTCATCGATCGATATGACGGCGCTCGCACGTTTTCGACGATCGACGTTCGCCGTCGGTGCGATGCGTTCGCCACAGCATGCGTGCCGGACGCGATCGCGGCGCACGTGCCGGGCTTGCGGCAATGCACATTACAAATCGACCGCGCAGCGATTTACAAACCACGGATCGACCGTTCATCGGCGCGCCCGTCGTCAATAGCATCGTGATCCTCGCAGACGTACCCATAAAAACAGAGGATAGTCATGATCAAAAAATCGGTAGTCCTGGGTTTGGTTTCGATCGGTTCGGTCAGCGCGCATGCGCAGAGTTCGGTCACGTTGTACGGCGTCGTCGATGCCGGTATCGCCTATACGAACAACCAGGGCGGCGCCAGCAACATCCAGCAGACCAGCGGCAAGCTGAGCGGCAGCCGCTGGGGCCTGAAAGGCGCGGAGGATCTCGGCGGCGGCGTGCAAGCAGTCTTCACGCTAGAAAGCGGGTTCCGGCCGAGCGACGGCGGGCTTGGCCAGGGCGGCCGCCTGTTCGGCCGCTCCGCGTACGTGGGCCTCGGCAAGAAAGGCCTCGGCACGCTGACGCTCGGCCGCCAGTACGAGCCGATCACCGATCTCGTCGCGCAGTACTCGGGGTCCGGCTTCTGGTCGCCAGCCACGCACGTGGGCGACAACGACAACATGAACCAGAGCTTCCGGCTGAACAACGCGGTGAAGTTCCGCAGCGACACGATCGCCGGCTTCACGGCCGACCTGCTCTATGCGTTCAGCAACCAGGCGAACGGCGGCGCGGGCACGGGCTTCTCGAACAACAACGCGTGGGGCGTGTCGGCGAACTACGTGAACGGCCCGCTGTCGGTGGGTGGCGGCTATGTGCGATTCAATCATCCGAATGCGACGTCGAATACGAGCGGCGCCGTGGGCGGCGCGACCTCGACAACCGGCAACGACTACAGCGGCGCGTTTTTCTACGGACTGAACGGCGGCGTGCTCAAGCAGCAGATCGGCGCCGTAGGCGCGAACTACGCACTCGGCCGCGCGATACTGGGCTTCGCATGGAGCCACACGCAGCTCGATTATGTCGACGGTTCGTCGCGCAAGTTCAACAACTACGACGTGAACGCGCGCTACCAGATCACGCCGGCGGCCACGCTGATCGGCGTCTATACGTTCACCGACGGGCGCGCGAGCGGCTTGCCGGGTACCGGCGGCCAGACGCTGAAGCCGCGCTGGCACCAGTTCACGCTCGGTTTCGACTATGCGTTGTCGAAGCGCACTGACATCTACCTGTCCGGCATCTACCAGCTCGCGGCCGGTGATCCGAGCACGGCCACGGCGGGCGGCTATCGCAAGATCGCAGCGATCTCGAACATCGGCAGCGCGTCGTCGACGAACCGCCAGGTCGCGCTCGTCAGCGGGCTGCGCGTGAAGTTCTGACGGCACGCGCATCGGGCGCGGCGCGATAAGCAAAGCGGGAATCGTTGTTTGTCGCGTCGCGCCCGGTTGCCGAGAATGTCGGTTTCCCCGCGTGCGGCCCCTGGATGCGCGAACCGCGCAGGCTTCGTGCCGCGATCCGCGGCCGGGCGGGCTATGACGCGGCGCGATCCGCTCGCCGGAGCAACCGGCATCGTTCCCGGGCGAACCGCCGCAGCGCATACCCCGCAAGAAACCCATCATGAGCGACACCTCCCTCGCAGCCCCCGTCGCGACGCCGGAATCCGCAGCACGCCCAGCGCCGAGCGCCGGAAGATTGCGAAACCCTCGAACGGCAGTTCGCGACGCGCCTCGCGTGGCGCGGCATCCTGCCCGATCGCGTTCGCAAGATCGGGCAACACGGCGAGCGCGTCGCGCAACGCGGATCGACGGCATCACAGGCAGTCATTCGGCAAATTCTTGTTCGAGAAGATCGGGAACGTTGCTGCGTAGCGCGATTGCGGCACCCACGACACGGTGCACGCGCAGCGCCGAAAAGTAAAGGGACGCACCCGGTGCGCGTGAAAAACCGATTTCAGATTTCGTTATGCGCGTGCCGAGAATGGTCACGCACCATCGCGTCAGTGCGGGATACCCCAGCGCCGCACGGTCGCGCGTTCGAGCGTGTCGAACACGAGGTTCTCGACGAGCAGGCCGATCACGATGACCGCCGCGAGACCCGCGAACACGCGGTCGGTATACAGCTCGTTGCGGTTCTGGAAGATGTACCAGCCGAGCCCGCCCTGCCCCGCGCTCGCGCCGAACACGAGTTCGGCCGCGATCAGCGTGCGCCACGCGAACGCCCAGCCGACGCGCAAGCCCGACAGGATCGACGGCAGCGCGGCCGGCACGAGGATCAGCGCGATCTGGCGCAGGCCCGTGAGGCCGTAGTTGCGCCCGGCCATCTTCAGCGTAGCCGGCACGCCGGCGAAGCCCGTGTACATGCTGAGCGCGAGCGGCCACAGCACCGCATGCACGAGCACGAACAGCAGGCTGCCGGTGCCGAGCCCGAACCACAACAACGCGATCGGCAGCAACGCGATCGACGGCAGCGGATTGAACATCGACGTAAGCATCGTCAGCAGGTCGCGACCGATGCGCGTCGATACCGCAAGCGATGTCAGCGCAAACGCGAAGAACACGCCCAGCGCATAGCCGCGCAGCAGCACCGACATCGAGATGCCTGTCTTCACGAGCAGTTCGCCCGACTCGATGCCCTGCACGAACGCGGCCAGCGTCGCGCCGAAGGTCGGCACGAGCAGATCGTTCGCGACGATGCGCGCGACGATCTCCCACACGGCGATCAGCACGAGCGCGATGATGCTGCGACGAAACCACGCGGCGCCGGCGATGCGGCGCAACAGCGGGGCTGGCGCCGCGCGTTCGGCGTCCGGCAGCGTATCGAGCGTGCGCGCGTATTCGGCGCGAACGGGCGGCAGCGGCGGCAGGACCGGCTCAATCGTACTCATGATGCGGCTTCCTCCGTCGTCGGCGCGTTCGTTAGATCGGTATCGAACAGCAGGCGATGGATTCGCGCGACGTTGTCGCGGAATTCGCCGGTGCCGACGCTGTCGAGCGAATGCGCGTGACTGTTGAGTTCCGCGCGCACGCGGCCCGGATGCGGCGACAACAGCAGGATCCGATTGCCGACGACGAGCGCTTCCTCGATCGAATGCGTGACGAACAGCAGCGTGAAGCGAAACTCGTCCCACAGCCGCAGCAGTTCCTCCTGCATCTTGCGGCGCGTGAGCGCGTCGAGCGCGGCGAACGGTTCGTCCATCAGCAGCACGCGCGGCTGCATCGCCAGTGCGCGCGCGATCGCGACGCGCTGCTTCATGCCGCCCGACAGCGTGTGCGGATACGCGTCCGCAAACGCGCTCAGCCCGACCTTGTCGAGATAGTGCAGCGCGCGCTCGCGTGCCTCGGCGCGCGGCAGCTTTGCGGCGGCACGCAACGGGAACGCGACGTTCTCGACGACCGTCTTCCACGGCGGCAACTGGTCGAATTCCTGGAACACCACGACGCGGTCGGGCCCCGGCCCGCGCACGGGTTTGCCGTCGAGCGCAATCGAACCCGACACGGGCTCGATGAAGCCGGCAATCGCCTTCAGCAGCGTCGATTTCCCGCAGCCCGACGGGCCGAGCAGCACGAAGCGGTCGCTGCCGTACACGTCGAAGCTCACTTGGTGCGTGGCGCGAACGATCCGTGCGCCGCTCCGGTATTCGAGGCTCACGCGGTCGATGGCGAGCAGGCGTTCGCTGTGTGCGCCGGCTTGCGCGGCATCCGACGCGGGCCGGATTGCGGCACGCGTGTCGGGCACGGTCTGCGCGGCCGGCAATGCGCCGCCGCGCGCCGCAAACGGCGGCAACCAGGTTCGGGGAGAAGTGGCGTTCACGATCGAAACTCTTGCGGGAAAAACGTCAACATACGGCCAGGGATTGTGCGGACCAACCAACGATTGCACATATCGAAACCGTGCCGACGCATAAGCGTCGATCGCGGCGTCGAAGCGGCGGCGCCGCTCAACTGCCGCCGGCGGTCGCCGGATCGTCGAAGAAGTAGTCGCGCCACGACTTCGGCTCGTTGCGGATCGCGCCGGTGCGATGCATGAACTGCGCGAGCGGCAACGTGTTCTGCGGCGCAGTCTTGAACTGAACCTGCGGATTGCGCAGGATCTTCAGCAGCAGCGCGCGATCGATCTTCGACGCGTTCACGCGGATGTAGGTATCGGCTGCGCGCTCGGGATCGGCAGCGATCTGCCGGGCCGCGTCGGCCAGCGCGGCGACGAACGCGCGGTAGGTCTTCGGGTTGTCGTCGCGGAATTTTTCGGTGGCGTACAGCACCGTTGCGGAGCTCGGGCCGCCGAGCACGTCATAGGAGTTCAGCACGATATGCGCATTCGGGTTGCCGGCGAGTTCCTGTTCCTGGAACGGCGGATTGCCGAAGTGGCCGGTGATCACGCTGCTGTTCGCGAGAATCGCGGCCGTCGCGTCGGGGTGCGGAATCGCCTGCGTGAGCGCGTCGAGCTTGTCGAACTGCTTGTCGCCCCACTGCTTCGCCGCCGCATACTGCAGCACGCGCGACTGCACCGATACGCCGACCGCAGGCACCGCGATGCGGTCCTTCGCGCCCAGGTCGGCGATCGTCTTCACGTTCGGGTTGCTGCTGACGAGGTAGTACGGGAAATTGCCGAGCGACGCGACGCCCTTCACGTTCTGCCGGCCGCGCGTGCGATCCCATACGGTCAGCAGCGGCCCGACGCCTGCGCCCGCGATATCGACCGCGCCGGACAGCAGCGCGTCGTTCACGGCCGCGCCGCCCGACAGCCGCACCCAGTCGACCTTGATGTCGACGCCGGCCTTGCGCCCTTCCTTTTCGATCAATTGCTGGTCGCGCGCGACGTTCAGCATCAGGTAGACGACGCCGAACTGCTCGGCGATGCGGATGCGGCCTTCCGCGTGCGCGGCTTGCGGGGTGATGGCGCCCGCGAATGCGAGCGCGGCGGTGAGCGTGGCCGCCAGCGCGCGTCGCGCCGGCAAAAACGAAAACGACATCGGAACTCCGGTCTGGATGGGGCGGAAGAATGACGCGGCACGCGCCTCAGAAAGGCGCGTCGCCTTCGATCGTCGTGCGGTACAGCTTGCGGCGCAGGTGGTCGGGCGTGCCGGCGGCGAGATGCATCAGCGAACGGTTGTCCCAGAACACGAGATCGTGCTCGCGCCACGGGTGCCGGTACAGGTGCCCGGCACGCACGCTGTGCGAGAACAGTTCGTCGAGCAGCGCGCGGCTTTCGTCTTCGGGCAGCCCGACGATGCGCGTCGTGAAATGCTCGCTGACGAACAGCGCTTGGCGGCCCGTTTCCGGATGCGTGCGCACGACCGGATGGACGACCGCGTCGACCTGCGCGATCTGCTCGGGCGACAGGTTCGGCCGCCACGGGCTGCGCGCCTGCAGTTCCGCATAGCGCGCGAGATACGTATGCTCGGCGCGCCGCCCTTCGACCGCGCGGCGCAGGCGGGCCGGCAGCGTGTCCCATGCGAGATGCATGTTTGCGAACAGCGTGTCGCCGCCCTCCGCCGGCAGTTCCTGCGCGTGCAGCAGCGAACCGAGGCTCGGCTTTTCCTTGTACGACAGGTCTGAGTGCCAGAAATGGCCCGCGTCGCCGAGCCCGATCGGCGTGCCGTTCTCGACGATGTTCGACACGATCAGCACCTCCGGGTGCCCGGCGAGCGCGAACTGGTGCAGCACGTGGATCTGCAGCGGGCCGAAGCGGCGGCTGAACGCGACGTGCTCGCCCGGCGTGATGCGCTGGTCGCGAAACACCAGTACGTGATGGTCGAGATGCGCGCGATGGATGCGCGCGAAACCGTCGGCGTCCAGCGGACGAGACAGGTCGAGGCCGACC
The DNA window shown above is from Burkholderia pyrrocinia and carries:
- a CDS encoding ABC transporter substrate-binding protein yields the protein MSSISAARRRLLLAGVAVVAAPMAARAAFAAPAINADLAGTTLRVATYKGGWRALLQAAGLGDTPYRIDWRELNNGVLHIEALNADALDIGSGSEIPAVFAARQKANVRFISRAREDLNNQVTLARKDTPIRSIADLKGKRVGYVRATTSHYFLYRQLAEAGLSFDDIQPINLSPTDGLSAYDRGDIDAWAIYGYNGQLARNRYGARVLKTGKGYLSGNFPVYANPRTLDDARRRAATGDLLLRFRRAYAWANGHFRDYALVQNRETRVPVADLVAMFEQRSDDYALRPVTPDVVAQHQQVADVFARIGVLDGPANVAPFWDTSFNSLVASA
- a CDS encoding porin; this encodes MIKKSVVLGLVSIGSVSAHAQSSVTLYGVVDAGIAYTNNQGGASNIQQTSGKLSGSRWGLKGAEDLGGGVQAVFTLESGFRPSDGGLGQGGRLFGRSAYVGLGKKGLGTLTLGRQYEPITDLVAQYSGSGFWSPATHVGDNDNMNQSFRLNNAVKFRSDTIAGFTADLLYAFSNQANGGAGTGFSNNNAWGVSANYVNGPLSVGGGYVRFNHPNATSNTSGAVGGATSTTGNDYSGAFFYGLNGGVLKQQIGAVGANYALGRAILGFAWSHTQLDYVDGSSRKFNNYDVNARYQITPAATLIGVYTFTDGRASGLPGTGGQTLKPRWHQFTLGFDYALSKRTDIYLSGIYQLAAGDPSTATAGGYRKIAAISNIGSASSTNRQVALVSGLRVKF
- a CDS encoding ABC transporter permease, which gives rise to MSTIEPVLPPLPPVRAEYARTLDTLPDAERAAPAPLLRRIAGAAWFRRSIIALVLIAVWEIVARIVANDLLVPTFGATLAAFVQGIESGELLVKTGISMSVLLRGYALGVFFAFALTSLAVSTRIGRDLLTMLTSMFNPLPSIALLPIALLWFGLGTGSLLFVLVHAVLWPLALSMYTGFAGVPATLKMAGRNYGLTGLRQIALILVPAALPSILSGLRVGWAFAWRTLIAAELVFGASAGQGGLGWYIFQNRNELYTDRVFAGLAAVIVIGLLVENLVFDTLERATVRRWGIPH
- a CDS encoding ABC transporter ATP-binding protein → MVGPHNPWPYVDVFPARVSIVNATSPRTWLPPFAARGGALPAAQTVPDTRAAIRPASDAAQAGAHSERLLAIDRVSLEYRSGARIVRATHQVSFDVYGSDRFVLLGPSGCGKSTLLKAIAGFIEPVSGSIALDGKPVRGPGPDRVVVFQEFDQLPPWKTVVENVAFPLRAAAKLPRAEARERALHYLDKVGLSAFADAYPHTLSGGMKQRVAIARALAMQPRVLLMDEPFAALDALTRRKMQEELLRLWDEFRFTLLFVTHSIEEALVVGNRILLLSPHPGRVRAELNSHAHSLDSVGTGEFRDNVARIHRLLFDTDLTNAPTTEEAAS
- a CDS encoding ABC transporter substrate-binding protein — translated: MSFSFLPARRALAATLTAALAFAGAITPQAAHAEGRIRIAEQFGVVYLMLNVARDQQLIEKEGRKAGVDIKVDWVRLSGGAAVNDALLSGAVDIAGAGVGPLLTVWDRTRGRQNVKGVASLGNFPYYLVSSNPNVKTIADLGAKDRIAVPAVGVSVQSRVLQYAAAKQWGDKQFDKLDALTQAIPHPDATAAILANSSVITGHFGNPPFQEQELAGNPNAHIVLNSYDVLGGPSSATVLYATEKFRDDNPKTYRAFVAALADAARQIAADPERAADTYIRVNASKIDRALLLKILRNPQVQFKTAPQNTLPLAQFMHRTGAIRNEPKSWRDYFFDDPATAGGS
- a CDS encoding TauD/TfdA dioxygenase family protein, with translation MTTTAIRDAASLSAGHLPASRPGSAVQRFDIIPFDAPLGAEVVGLDLSRPLDADGFARIHRAHLDHHVLVFRDQRITPGEHVAFSRRFGPLQIHVLHQFALAGHPEVLIVSNIVENGTPIGLGDAGHFWHSDLSYKEKPSLGSLLHAQELPAEGGDTLFANMHLAWDTLPARLRRAVEGRRAEHTYLARYAELQARSPWRPNLSPEQIAQVDAVVHPVVRTHPETGRQALFVSEHFTTRIVGLPEDESRALLDELFSHSVRAGHLYRHPWREHDLVFWDNRSLMHLAAGTPDHLRRKLYRTTIEGDAPF